A window of Pseudomonas denitrificans (nom. rej.) genomic DNA:
CGGTCTGGCGGTGTTCGGTCGGGTGCTCGAAGACGCCCAGGCGAATATCCAGGGCGCGGCTGAAGGCAAGGTGCCCGCGCGCATCCTGCTGTTCGTCGCCGCCATCGTTCTGCACAACATTCCCGAAGGCATGGCCGTAGGGGTTGCCGCCGGCGGAGAGGTGCAGGGCGCAAGCGGTCTGGCGCTGGGGATCGCGCTGCAGGATGTGCCCGAAGGGCTGGCTATCGCGCTGGTGCTGGCCGGGGCGGGCGTTTCGCGGGGCAAGGCGGCGCTGGCGGGTGCGGCTTCCGGGCTGGTGGAGCCGCTGTTCGCGGTGCTCTGTGCCTGGCTGATCGGTATCTCGCGGATGTTCCTGCCCTGGGGGCTGGCCGCGGCGGCGGGCGCGATGCTTTACGTGGTCGTGCGCGAGATCATTCCCGAATCCCAGCGGCGCGGCCACGCGGCGCAGGCCACGCAGGGGCTGATCATCGGTTTCTGTCTGATGATGGTACTGGATACTTCGCTGGGCTGATGGCCCTGCGCGTCACTCGCCTTCGTCGAAGTAGTTGTTGATCAGGTCAACCAGCGCCTTGATCGCTTCGTCTTCCTGCTCACCTTCGGCGGCGAGGTGCAGATTGGTGCCCTTGCCG
This region includes:
- a CDS encoding ZIP family metal transporter yields the protein MIVQSLRESGGRNLRWLLGLSIVLGGGVLVVQHLMELARLQLSPPMYLALHGGMLCALGTALGALPVLLVRSMPARIADTMLGFGAGVMLAATAFSLLLPALEAAEASGRPTWLASLLVSLGLALGAFGLAVFGRVLEDAQANIQGAAEGKVPARILLFVAAIVLHNIPEGMAVGVAAGGEVQGASGLALGIALQDVPEGLAIALVLAGAGVSRGKAALAGAASGLVEPLFAVLCAWLIGISRMFLPWGLAAAAGAMLYVVVREIIPESQRRGHAAQATQGLIIGFCLMMVLDTSLG